A region of Streptomyces sp. WMMC500 DNA encodes the following proteins:
- a CDS encoding M14 family metallopeptidase, which translates to MRLRIRSVTLTAVLALTAAGALSAAGAEPGAGPAETTGTSATQAQRGEQAQEIRQYEVLGQTGREARTRLAATGVSVDEVRDHSVVVSADDAQARQLRALGYRLDKLPAPPARLAGEEAPTPLDFPPADSGYHNYAEMTAEIDERIAQRPELISKRVIGTSHEGRDIVALKISDNVSADEDEPEVLFTHHQHAREHLTVEMALYLLGEFADGYGTDQRITDAVDGREIWIVPDLNPDGGEYDIASGAYRSWRKNRQPNPGSSAVGTDLNRNWNYRWGCCGGSSGSPSSDTYRGSAGESAKEVKVVADFARSRVVGGEQQITAGIDFHTYSELVLWPYGYTYDDTGPGLTQDDRDAFAAVGEKMAASNGYTPQQSSDLYITDGTINDYLWGEQKIFSYTFEMYPRSAGGGGFYPPDEVIERETSRNRDAVLQLLENADCMYRSIGKEGEYCTG; encoded by the coding sequence ATGCGACTACGCATTCGGTCGGTGACCCTGACCGCGGTGCTCGCCCTCACCGCCGCCGGCGCCCTCAGCGCCGCCGGCGCGGAACCCGGCGCCGGGCCGGCGGAGACGACCGGGACGAGCGCCACCCAGGCACAACGCGGCGAGCAGGCCCAGGAGATCCGGCAGTACGAGGTCCTGGGCCAGACCGGCCGCGAGGCCCGTACGCGGCTCGCCGCCACCGGCGTGTCCGTCGACGAGGTGCGCGACCACTCGGTCGTCGTCTCCGCGGACGACGCCCAGGCCCGGCAGCTCCGCGCCCTCGGCTACCGGCTCGACAAGCTCCCCGCCCCGCCCGCGCGGCTCGCCGGGGAGGAGGCCCCCACGCCGCTCGACTTCCCGCCGGCCGACTCGGGCTACCACAACTACGCGGAGATGACCGCCGAGATCGACGAGCGGATCGCCCAGCGCCCGGAGCTCATCAGCAAGCGGGTCATCGGCACCTCGCACGAGGGCCGCGACATCGTCGCCCTCAAGATCAGCGACAACGTGAGCGCCGACGAGGACGAGCCCGAGGTCCTCTTCACCCACCACCAGCACGCCCGCGAGCACCTGACCGTCGAGATGGCGCTGTACCTGCTGGGCGAGTTCGCCGACGGCTACGGCACCGACCAGCGGATCACCGACGCCGTCGACGGCCGCGAGATCTGGATCGTGCCGGACCTCAACCCGGACGGCGGCGAGTACGACATCGCCTCCGGCGCGTACCGCAGTTGGCGCAAGAACCGGCAGCCCAACCCCGGCTCCAGCGCGGTCGGCACGGACCTGAACCGCAACTGGAACTACCGCTGGGGCTGCTGCGGCGGCTCCTCCGGCAGCCCGTCCTCCGACACCTACCGCGGCAGCGCGGGCGAGTCGGCCAAGGAGGTCAAGGTCGTCGCGGACTTCGCGCGCAGCCGGGTCGTCGGGGGCGAGCAGCAGATCACCGCGGGGATCGACTTCCACACGTACAGCGAGCTGGTGCTGTGGCCGTACGGGTACACCTACGACGACACCGGCCCCGGGCTGACACAGGACGACCGCGACGCGTTCGCCGCGGTCGGGGAGAAGATGGCCGCGAGCAACGGCTACACGCCCCAGCAGTCGAGCGACCTGTACATCACGGACGGGACCATCAACGACTACCTCTGGGGCGAGCAGAAGATCTTCAGCTACACGTTCGAGATGTACCCGCGCTCGGCGGGCGGCGGCGGGTTCTACCCGCCCGACGAGGTCATCGAGCGGGAGACCAGCCGCAACCGCGACGCGGTGCTGCAACTGCTGGAGAACGCCGACTGCATGTACCGCTCGATCGGCAAGGAGGGCGAGTACTGCACCGGCTGA
- a CDS encoding helix-turn-helix domain-containing protein gives MLSNVVCLLTDDVNAFELGVVAEVFGMDRREEGLPLYDFSYAAPRPGRVTVHPGLPVDVPHGLERFADADLIAIPAGQKFAYRDFPPELLHALREAVARGTKVLSVCTGAFLLAQAGLLDDRRCTTHWLYTDMLRREYPRARVEPDVLYVADGPVITSAGTASGIDACLALVREEQGSKVANAIARRMVVPPHRDGGQAQYIDRPVRGTCEDDAIGRVLAWLQEHLDEDATVEQLAARAHLAPRTFARRFQQETGTTPYQWLLGQRLLLAQQLLEETDATVDAIASRAGFGNAATLRHHFLRRLDTTPNAYRRTFRGPAVGAGR, from the coding sequence ATGCTCTCCAACGTCGTGTGTCTGCTCACCGATGACGTCAACGCCTTCGAGCTGGGCGTCGTCGCCGAGGTCTTCGGCATGGACCGCCGCGAGGAGGGCCTGCCCCTCTACGACTTCTCCTACGCCGCCCCGCGCCCGGGCCGCGTCACCGTCCACCCCGGTCTGCCCGTCGACGTGCCGCACGGCCTGGAGCGGTTCGCCGACGCCGACCTGATCGCCATCCCGGCCGGCCAGAAGTTCGCGTACCGCGACTTCCCGCCCGAGCTGCTGCACGCGCTGCGCGAGGCGGTGGCGCGCGGCACGAAGGTGCTGAGCGTCTGCACCGGCGCGTTCCTCCTCGCCCAGGCCGGGCTGCTGGACGACCGGCGGTGCACGACCCACTGGCTCTACACCGACATGCTCAGGCGCGAGTACCCGCGCGCGCGGGTCGAGCCCGACGTGCTGTACGTGGCCGACGGACCGGTGATCACCTCCGCCGGCACCGCCTCCGGCATCGACGCCTGCCTCGCCCTCGTCCGCGAGGAGCAGGGCAGCAAGGTCGCCAACGCGATCGCCCGCCGCATGGTCGTGCCGCCGCACCGGGACGGCGGCCAGGCGCAGTACATCGACCGGCCGGTGCGCGGCACGTGCGAGGACGACGCCATCGGCCGGGTGCTGGCCTGGCTGCAGGAGCACCTGGACGAGGACGCGACGGTGGAGCAGTTGGCGGCGCGGGCGCATCTGGCGCCGCGCACGTTTGCCCGCCGCTTCCAGCAGGAGACGGGCACGACGCCTTACCAGTGGCTGCTGGGCCAGCGGCTGCTGCTGGCCCAGCAGTTGCTGGAGGAGACCGACGCCACGGTGGACGCCATCGCCTCCCGCGCGGGCTTCGGCAACGCGGCGACGCTGCGCCACCACTTCCTGCGCCGGCTGGACACCACCCCGAACGCCTACCGGCGGACGTTCCGCGGCCCGGCCGTCGGCGCGGGGCGCTGA
- a CDS encoding D-aminoacylase — protein MELVIRGALVVDGSGAPGHRADVGLAGGRIAAVGTATGPRLTGRAVLDADGLVLAPGFIDMHAHSDLALLRDPAHTAKAAQGVTLEVIGQDGLSYAPVDDRTLGELRRQIAGWNGGEPGDDRVAFDWRTVGEYLDRLDRGPDGPSSPGLAVNAAYLVPQGTVRALALGWEDRPAKDDELAHMKRLVAEGLEQGAVGMSSGLTYTPGMYAPTAELTELCRVVAAYGGYYCPHHRSYGAGALGAYAEMLGLARDAGCALHLAHATLNFDVNAGRAAELTALLDRALAEGVDVSLDTYPYLAGCTTLAALLPSWAAAGGPVATLARLRDADAAARIRHALDVEGSDGSHGVPMEWSTIEVSGVGDPALGHWVGRRLPDFDAARRLLLDDRLATTILQHVGHEENVRAIMAHPAHTGGSDGILHGAKPHPRAYGTFPHYLGRYVRELGVLSLEECVHHLTARPAARLRLADRGLVREGYVADLVLFDPATVAAGATYEEPRRGPVGVPYVLVGGEFVIREGRRTAAVPGRTVRGRGRR, from the coding sequence ATGGAGCTGGTGATCCGGGGCGCCCTCGTCGTGGACGGCTCGGGGGCGCCCGGACACCGCGCCGACGTCGGGCTGGCCGGCGGCCGGATCGCGGCGGTCGGCACGGCGACCGGGCCCCGGCTGACCGGCCGGGCCGTCCTCGACGCCGACGGCCTGGTCCTCGCCCCCGGTTTCATCGACATGCACGCCCACTCCGACCTCGCCCTGCTGCGCGACCCCGCGCACACCGCCAAGGCCGCGCAGGGCGTGACGCTGGAGGTCATCGGCCAGGACGGGCTGTCGTACGCGCCCGTCGACGACCGCACCCTCGGCGAGCTGCGCCGGCAGATCGCCGGCTGGAACGGCGGCGAGCCCGGAGACGACAGGGTCGCGTTCGACTGGCGCACGGTCGGCGAGTACCTCGACCGCCTCGACCGCGGCCCCGACGGCCCCAGCAGCCCTGGGCTGGCCGTCAACGCCGCGTACCTCGTGCCGCAGGGCACGGTGCGTGCGCTGGCCCTGGGCTGGGAGGACCGGCCGGCCAAGGACGACGAGCTGGCGCACATGAAGCGGCTCGTCGCCGAGGGTCTGGAGCAGGGCGCGGTGGGGATGTCGTCGGGGCTGACGTACACGCCGGGGATGTACGCGCCGACCGCCGAGCTGACGGAGCTGTGCCGGGTCGTCGCGGCGTACGGCGGCTACTACTGCCCGCACCACCGCTCGTACGGCGCCGGCGCCCTCGGCGCGTATGCCGAGATGCTCGGCCTCGCCCGCGACGCGGGCTGCGCGCTGCACCTCGCGCACGCCACCCTGAACTTCGACGTCAACGCCGGCCGCGCCGCCGAGCTGACCGCCCTGCTGGACCGGGCGCTGGCCGAGGGGGTGGACGTCTCGCTGGACACGTACCCCTACCTGGCCGGCTGCACCACGCTGGCCGCGCTGCTGCCGAGCTGGGCGGCGGCCGGCGGCCCGGTGGCGACGCTGGCGCGGCTGCGGGACGCGGACGCCGCGGCACGGATCCGGCACGCGCTGGACGTCGAGGGCTCCGACGGGTCGCACGGGGTGCCGATGGAATGGTCGACGATCGAGGTCTCGGGCGTGGGCGACCCCGCGCTCGGGCACTGGGTCGGCCGGCGGCTGCCGGACTTCGACGCCGCCCGCAGGCTGCTGCTGGACGACCGGCTGGCGACGACGATCCTGCAGCACGTCGGTCACGAGGAGAACGTCCGGGCGATCATGGCCCACCCCGCGCACACGGGCGGCAGCGACGGCATCCTGCACGGCGCGAAGCCGCACCCGCGGGCGTACGGCACCTTCCCGCACTACCTCGGGCGCTACGTGCGCGAGCTGGGCGTGCTGAGCCTGGAGGAGTGCGTCCACCACCTCACCGCCCGCCCGGCGGCCCGGCTGCGGCTGGCGGACCGCGGTCTTGTGCGGGAGGGCTACGTGGCGGACCTGGTGCTGTTCGACCCGGCGACGGTGGCGGCGGGGGCGACGTACGAGGAGCCGCGGCGCGGTCCGGTGGGGGTGCCGTACGTGCTGGTGGGCGGGGAGTTCGTCATCCGGGAGGGTCGGCGGACCGCGGCGGTGCCGGGGCGGACGGTCCGGGGGCGCGGTCGGCGGTGA
- a CDS encoding RidA family protein encodes MSDKVQKTAVTPANHVPPPARFSAGVRKGNILQVAGQVGFLPAEEGKPPTPAGPTLRAQTEQTLSNVKAVLEEGGASWEDAVMIRVYLTDTAHFAEFNQIYDAYFAELEQPPAARTTVYVGLPAGLLVEIDCLAVLG; translated from the coding sequence ATGAGCGACAAGGTCCAGAAGACCGCCGTCACCCCCGCCAACCACGTCCCGCCGCCGGCACGCTTCTCCGCGGGCGTGCGCAAGGGCAACATCCTGCAGGTCGCCGGCCAGGTCGGCTTTCTGCCGGCCGAGGAGGGCAAACCTCCGACGCCCGCGGGCCCGACGCTGCGCGCGCAGACCGAGCAGACGCTGTCCAACGTCAAGGCGGTCCTGGAGGAGGGCGGCGCGTCCTGGGAGGACGCGGTGATGATCCGCGTGTACCTCACCGACACCGCCCACTTCGCCGAGTTCAACCAGATCTACGACGCCTACTTCGCGGAGCTGGAGCAGCCGCCGGCCGCGCGTACGACCGTGTACGTCGGGCTGCCCGCGGGGCTGCTCGTGGAGATCGACTGCCTGGCCGTGCTCGGCTGA
- a CDS encoding IclR family transcriptional regulator, translated as MSQSVGRALTILPMLADGPAGLDEVATRLGVHKTTAMRLLRTLHEHGLVYRQNDQRYRLGARLFALAQAAAESLDVREIAHPHLVRLGEATGHTVHLAVYEDREVMYIDKVDSRYPVRMYSRIGRPVAITVAAVAKLLLADLPEPERRAVAERLEYPLYTPRSTPDAHALLAELAAVREQGWATDFGGHEESINCIGAPIRGADGRTVAACSLSAPNVVVTADELMTLLPQLRRTAAAISDDYSGRVPE; from the coding sequence ATGAGCCAGTCGGTCGGCCGCGCGCTCACCATCCTGCCGATGCTCGCCGACGGACCCGCCGGCCTGGACGAGGTCGCCACCCGGCTCGGCGTGCACAAGACCACCGCCATGCGGCTGCTGCGCACCCTCCACGAGCACGGCCTGGTCTACCGCCAGAACGACCAGCGCTACCGCCTCGGCGCCCGGCTCTTCGCCCTCGCCCAGGCGGCGGCCGAGAGCCTGGACGTACGCGAGATCGCCCACCCGCACCTGGTGAGGCTCGGGGAGGCCACCGGGCACACCGTGCACCTCGCCGTCTACGAGGACCGCGAGGTGATGTACATCGACAAGGTCGACAGCCGCTATCCGGTGCGCATGTACTCGCGCATCGGCCGGCCCGTCGCGATCACCGTCGCGGCCGTGGCCAAGCTGCTGCTGGCCGACCTGCCGGAGCCGGAGCGGCGCGCGGTCGCCGAACGGCTCGAATACCCCCTGTACACCCCCCGCTCGACGCCCGACGCCCACGCCCTGCTCGCCGAGCTGGCCGCGGTGCGCGAGCAGGGGTGGGCCACCGACTTCGGCGGCCACGAGGAGTCCATCAACTGCATCGGCGCCCCGATCCGCGGCGCCGACGGCCGTACCGTCGCCGCCTGCTCACTGTCGGCGCCGAACGTCGTCGTCACCGCGGACGAGCTGATGACCCTCCTCCCGCAGCTCCGCCGCACGGCGGCAGCGATCAGTGACGACTACTCCGGAAGAGTGCCCGAATGA
- a CDS encoding glycoside hydrolase family 18 protein, translating to MAVAAAGGLLATLLGTPLAAGAEPNLVQNPGFESGLSGWTCSGTAGTTVATPVHSGTAALRATPAGQDNARCTQAVAVQPNSAYELSAWVQGSYIYLGASGTGTTDVSTWTSGASSYSELKTSFTTGPNTTSVTIYTHGWFGQPAYHADDITLTGPGGDPGTIPATPGGLDVTGTAARSVSLGWSPVTGATGYNVYRDGTKVLSTGGASATVTGLTPSTAYQFQVTATNAAGESPKSAAVTATTTADGGGGGDVPRHAVTGYWQNFNNGATVQRIRDVQSQYDIIAVAFADATATPGAVTFNLDSAGLGGYTVDQFKQDIAAKQQAGKTVIISVGGERGTVAVNSAAAATNFANSIYTLMQEYGFDGVDIDLENGLNSTYMTQALRQLSQRAGPDLVITMAPQTIDMQSTAGEYFKTALNIKDILTVVNMQYYNSGTMLGCDGGVYAQGTINFLTALACIQLEGGLAPSQVGLGLPASTRAAGGGYTAPSVVNAALDCLARGTNCGSFKPPRTYPDLRGAMTWSTNWDATAGNAWSSAVGPHVHGLP from the coding sequence CTGGCCGTCGCCGCGGCCGGCGGCCTCCTCGCCACGCTCCTCGGCACCCCGCTGGCCGCGGGCGCCGAGCCCAACCTCGTCCAGAACCCCGGCTTCGAGTCCGGCCTCAGCGGCTGGACCTGCTCCGGCACCGCCGGCACGACCGTCGCCACCCCGGTGCACTCCGGCACCGCGGCGCTGCGCGCCACCCCGGCCGGGCAGGACAACGCCCGCTGCACGCAGGCGGTCGCCGTGCAGCCCAACTCCGCGTACGAGCTGAGCGCGTGGGTCCAGGGCTCGTACATCTACCTGGGCGCGAGCGGCACCGGCACCACCGACGTCTCGACCTGGACCTCCGGGGCGTCCTCGTACAGCGAACTCAAGACGAGCTTCACCACCGGGCCGAACACCACCTCGGTGACGATCTACACCCACGGCTGGTTCGGCCAGCCCGCCTACCACGCCGACGACATCACCCTCACCGGCCCCGGCGGCGACCCCGGCACCATCCCCGCCACGCCCGGCGGCCTGGACGTGACGGGCACCGCCGCCCGCTCCGTCTCGCTGGGCTGGTCCCCCGTCACCGGCGCGACCGGCTACAACGTCTACCGCGACGGCACGAAGGTGCTCAGCACCGGCGGCGCCTCCGCGACGGTCACCGGGCTGACGCCCTCGACCGCGTACCAGTTCCAGGTGACCGCGACCAACGCCGCCGGTGAGTCGCCGAAGTCCGCGGCCGTGACCGCCACCACGACCGCCGACGGCGGTGGCGGCGGGGACGTGCCGAGGCACGCGGTGACCGGCTACTGGCAGAACTTCAACAACGGCGCGACGGTGCAGCGCATCCGCGACGTCCAGAGCCAGTACGACATCATCGCGGTGGCCTTCGCCGACGCCACCGCCACGCCCGGCGCGGTGACCTTCAACCTCGACTCGGCGGGCCTCGGCGGCTACACCGTCGACCAGTTCAAGCAGGACATCGCCGCCAAGCAGCAGGCCGGCAAGACGGTGATCATCTCGGTCGGCGGCGAGCGCGGCACGGTCGCGGTCAACTCCGCCGCCGCCGCGACGAACTTCGCGAACAGCATCTACACGCTCATGCAGGAGTACGGCTTCGACGGCGTCGACATCGACCTGGAGAACGGCCTGAACTCCACCTACATGACGCAGGCGCTGCGCCAGTTGTCGCAGCGGGCGGGCCCGGACCTCGTCATCACGATGGCCCCGCAGACCATCGACATGCAGTCGACCGCCGGCGAGTACTTCAAGACGGCGCTGAACATCAAGGACATCCTCACCGTCGTCAACATGCAGTACTACAACAGCGGGACGATGCTCGGCTGCGACGGCGGGGTGTACGCGCAGGGCACGATCAACTTCCTCACCGCCCTGGCCTGCATCCAGCTCGAAGGCGGGCTCGCGCCCTCGCAGGTCGGCCTCGGCCTGCCGGCGTCCACCCGCGCCGCGGGCGGCGGCTACACCGCGCCGTCCGTCGTCAACGCCGCGCTCGACTGCCTGGCCCGGGGGACGAACTGCGGCTCCTTCAAGCCGCCGCGGACCTACCCCGACCTGCGCGGCGCGATGACCTGGTCGACCAACTGGGACGCCACCGCCGGCAACGCCTGGTCCTCCGCCGTGGGGCCGCACGTGCACGGCCTGCCCTGA
- a CDS encoding Nramp family divalent metal transporter: MADRTEPASAPPEMRKAKWRHIGPGIVVAATGVGAGDLVATLLAGSKFGYTLLWAAVIGCVVKIALAEAVGRWHLATGRTLFEGWRTLGTWTSVYFAIYVVVWGFVYGATAMSSSGLPLVALFPDGPDLKTWGILTGLAGLAFVWFNRYAVFEKVMTVLVGVMFVVVVYVAIRVSPNAGDAFAGLWPTLPDDSLLYTLGLIGGVGGTITMAAYGYWVNAKGWTDVGWLKIMRLDNRVAYVTTGIFVVAMLLVGAELLHSTNLSLESGDQGLVDLGDILEERYGAVTANLFLVGFFATSFTSLIGVWHGVSLLFADFVANVRGGQGAGDGSAREVAAGSRERSLPFRAYLLWLTFPPMTLLWLDQPFAIVITYGVLGAFFMPFLALTLVWLLNTPRTPRQWRNGVLSNTLLTASGVLFVVLCVQQIRDLPW; encoded by the coding sequence ATGGCTGACCGCACCGAGCCCGCGTCCGCACCGCCGGAAATGAGAAAGGCCAAGTGGCGTCACATCGGGCCGGGGATCGTCGTCGCCGCCACCGGCGTCGGCGCCGGCGACCTCGTGGCCACGCTGCTCGCGGGCAGCAAGTTCGGCTACACCCTGCTGTGGGCCGCCGTCATAGGCTGCGTCGTCAAGATCGCCCTCGCCGAGGCCGTCGGCCGGTGGCATCTGGCCACGGGCCGCACCCTGTTCGAAGGCTGGCGCACCCTCGGCACCTGGACCTCCGTCTACTTCGCGATCTACGTCGTCGTCTGGGGCTTCGTCTACGGCGCCACCGCCATGTCATCCTCCGGGCTGCCGCTCGTCGCGCTGTTCCCGGACGGTCCCGACCTGAAGACCTGGGGCATCCTCACGGGCCTGGCGGGCCTGGCCTTCGTCTGGTTCAACCGCTACGCGGTCTTCGAGAAGGTCATGACCGTCCTCGTCGGCGTCATGTTCGTGGTCGTCGTCTACGTCGCGATCCGCGTCTCGCCGAACGCCGGGGACGCCTTCGCGGGGCTGTGGCCCACGCTGCCCGACGACTCGCTGCTCTACACCCTCGGCCTGATCGGCGGCGTCGGCGGCACGATCACGATGGCCGCGTACGGCTACTGGGTCAACGCGAAGGGCTGGACCGACGTCGGCTGGCTGAAGATCATGCGGCTGGACAACCGCGTCGCGTACGTCACCACCGGCATCTTCGTCGTCGCGATGCTGCTCGTCGGCGCCGAGCTGCTGCACTCCACGAACCTCTCGCTGGAGTCGGGCGACCAGGGTCTGGTCGACCTCGGCGACATCCTCGAGGAGCGCTACGGCGCGGTCACCGCGAACCTCTTCCTCGTCGGCTTCTTCGCCACCTCGTTCACGTCGCTCATCGGCGTCTGGCACGGCGTCAGCCTGCTCTTCGCGGACTTCGTGGCGAACGTGCGCGGCGGGCAGGGCGCCGGCGACGGCAGCGCGCGGGAGGTCGCCGCAGGCAGCCGGGAGCGGTCGCTGCCGTTCCGCGCGTACCTGCTGTGGCTGACGTTCCCGCCGATGACGCTGCTCTGGCTCGACCAGCCGTTCGCCATCGTCATCACGTACGGCGTGCTCGGCGCGTTCTTCATGCCGTTCCTCGCGCTGACGCTGGTGTGGCTGCTCAACACGCCCCGCACGCCGCGGCAGTGGCGCAACGGCGTGCTCAGCAACACGCTGCTGACCGCGTCCGGGGTGCTCTTCGTCGTGCTGTGCGTGCAGCAGATCAGGGACCTGCCCTGGTAA
- a CDS encoding alanine racemase has product MHVARCATNLLEGFMEALAELAKLAEERIDHRFKGLPPDAAGLTAGELAAERRSLFTGGFSTPVLALSAPALAHNLDALARFTAAHGLAFAPHGKTTMAPQLFARQLDRGAWGITVAVPHQARVARAFGVRRIFLANELVDAAALRWLAAELAADPDFRLVCYVDSVRGVELMDAALRTAGATRPVEVTVELGGGPDARTGARTDAECRAVADAAARARTLRLVGVAGYEAEAPGADPAVVRGWMRRLLALAAEFDAAGLFADADEIVVSAGGSAWFDAVADGFAASPELSRPVLRLLRSGAYVSHDDGHYSRVTPFNRVPGEGSLTPAFRLWTQVVSRPEPGQAFLNAGKRDAAYDLDLPVPVAVRGNGGAGPERAATGITVRKLSDQHAWLDVAENAEGGGPEVGDWVALALSHPCTIFDKWQLIPLVEEDGTVTEYVRTFF; this is encoded by the coding sequence ATGCACGTTGCGCGGTGCGCAACCAACCTGCTGGAGGGCTTCATGGAAGCGCTCGCCGAGCTGGCAAAGCTGGCGGAAGAACGTATCGACCACCGCTTCAAGGGCCTGCCGCCCGACGCGGCCGGCCTGACCGCCGGCGAGCTGGCCGCCGAGCGCCGGTCGCTGTTCACCGGCGGCTTCTCCACCCCGGTGCTCGCGCTCTCCGCGCCCGCGCTGGCGCACAACCTCGACGCGCTCGCCCGCTTCACCGCCGCCCACGGGCTGGCCTTCGCGCCGCACGGCAAGACGACGATGGCCCCGCAGCTCTTCGCCCGCCAGCTCGACCGGGGCGCCTGGGGCATCACGGTCGCGGTGCCCCACCAGGCGCGGGTCGCGCGGGCGTTCGGCGTCCGGCGGATCTTCCTCGCCAACGAGCTGGTCGACGCCGCCGCGCTGCGCTGGCTCGCCGCCGAGCTGGCCGCGGACCCGGACTTCCGGCTCGTCTGCTACGTCGACTCGGTGCGCGGCGTCGAGCTGATGGACGCCGCGCTGCGGACGGCCGGGGCCACGCGCCCGGTCGAGGTCACCGTCGAGCTGGGCGGCGGCCCCGACGCGCGCACCGGCGCCCGTACGGACGCCGAGTGCCGGGCGGTCGCCGACGCGGCGGCGCGGGCACGGACGCTGCGGCTGGTGGGGGTCGCCGGCTACGAGGCGGAGGCGCCGGGCGCGGACCCCGCGGTGGTACGGGGCTGGATGCGGCGGCTGCTGGCGCTCGCGGCGGAGTTCGACGCCGCGGGCCTCTTCGCGGACGCCGACGAGATCGTGGTCAGCGCCGGGGGCAGCGCGTGGTTCGACGCCGTCGCCGACGGCTTCGCGGCCTCCCCCGAGCTGTCGCGCCCGGTGCTCAGGCTGCTGCGCTCGGGGGCGTACGTCAGCCACGACGACGGGCACTACAGCCGGGTGACGCCGTTCAACCGGGTGCCCGGCGAGGGATCGCTGACGCCGGCGTTCCGGCTGTGGACGCAGGTGGTCTCGCGGCCGGAGCCGGGGCAGGCGTTCCTCAACGCCGGCAAGCGGGACGCCGCGTACGACCTGGACCTGCCGGTGCCGGTGGCGGTCCGCGGGAACGGCGGGGCGGGCCCGGAGCGGGCGGCCACGGGGATCACGGTACGCAAGCTCTCTGACCAGCACGCCTGGCTCGACGTGGCGGAGAACGCCGAAGGGGGCGGCCCGGAGGTCGGCGACTGGGTGGCGCTGGCGCTCTCCCACCCGTGCACGATCTTCGACAAGTGGCAGCTCATCCCGCTGGTCGAGGAGGACGGTACGGTCACGGAGTACGTACGGACATTCTTCTGA